The proteins below come from a single Streptomyces tubercidicus genomic window:
- a CDS encoding YciI family protein: protein MAHYLLSIYQPDGPPPSPEFLEPIMRDVEALNAELRAAGAWVFAGGLHPPSTATVVRQKDNEMLMTDGPYIEGKEHIGGFSVIEAPDLDAALEWGRKLARATTLPIEVRPLQHGSCG from the coding sequence ATGGCGCATTACCTGCTCAGCATCTACCAGCCGGACGGGCCCCCGCCCTCGCCGGAGTTCCTGGAGCCGATCATGCGGGACGTCGAGGCACTGAACGCCGAGCTCAGAGCGGCCGGCGCCTGGGTGTTCGCCGGGGGTCTGCATCCGCCGAGCACGGCGACCGTGGTGCGGCAGAAGGACAACGAGATGCTCATGACGGACGGACCGTACATCGAGGGCAAGGAGCACATCGGCGGGTTCAGCGTCATCGAGGCGCCCGACCTCGACGCGGCGCTCGAATGGGGCCGCAAGCTCGCCCGCGCCACCACCCTCCCCATCGAGGTCAGGCCGCTGCAGCACGGGTCCTGTGGGTGA
- a CDS encoding AI-2E family transporter, whose protein sequence is MAAGYAWRLIIVGAAAYAIFAALGRFHLVTVAVFLALVLTALLEPEVSLLSRWMPRSAAVAVGLLVGILLLFTVLGLIGATVAGEWDGLRREFIGGVLRIERWLAGPPVHLRPGTLSDLQARLSRFVTSHRATLISTALSGFGQVVAVLTVGALALFCSVFFLHSGDRMWKWFGGQLPARARHPVQAAGRAAWITFTGYTRGIVVVAATNAVLVGASLFALGIPLALPLAVLEFFAAFIPLVGSPVALAVAAVVALAAKGPLVAGVVALLIVVIGQIEGHVLHPLVMSKAVRLHPVVVALSVICGSVTAGVLGAVVAVPMVSVAWSVYGVLRAPPAPVSGGP, encoded by the coding sequence GTGGCGGCGGGGTACGCCTGGCGCCTGATCATCGTGGGAGCGGCCGCCTACGCGATCTTCGCGGCCCTCGGACGCTTCCATCTGGTCACAGTGGCCGTCTTCCTGGCCCTGGTGCTGACCGCCCTCCTGGAGCCGGAGGTCAGCCTGCTGAGCCGCTGGATGCCCCGCTCGGCGGCCGTCGCGGTCGGCCTGCTGGTCGGCATCCTGCTCCTCTTCACCGTCCTCGGTCTGATCGGGGCGACCGTCGCCGGTGAGTGGGACGGACTGCGCCGGGAGTTCATCGGCGGCGTGCTACGCATCGAGCGCTGGCTCGCAGGGCCACCGGTCCATCTGCGTCCGGGGACGCTCTCCGATCTCCAGGCCCGGCTCTCGCGGTTCGTGACCAGCCATCGCGCCACGCTGATCAGCACCGCGCTGAGTGGCTTCGGCCAGGTCGTGGCCGTCCTGACCGTGGGCGCACTGGCACTCTTCTGCTCGGTCTTCTTTCTGCACTCGGGCGACCGGATGTGGAAATGGTTCGGCGGCCAGCTGCCGGCACGCGCACGTCATCCCGTGCAGGCCGCCGGGCGCGCCGCCTGGATCACCTTCACCGGCTACACCCGGGGCATCGTGGTGGTGGCCGCCACCAACGCGGTTCTCGTAGGAGCGAGCCTCTTCGCGCTGGGGATTCCGCTCGCCCTTCCCCTGGCCGTACTGGAATTCTTCGCCGCCTTCATCCCACTCGTGGGCTCGCCCGTGGCACTGGCCGTGGCCGCCGTGGTGGCGCTGGCCGCGAAGGGGCCGCTGGTGGCCGGCGTCGTCGCGCTGCTGATCGTGGTCATCGGACAGATCGAGGGCCATGTACTGCACCCCCTCGTGATGAGCAAGGCGGTCCGGCTGCACCCGGTGGTGGTGGCCCTCTCCGTCATCTGCGGCAGCGTCACCGCGGGCGTACTCGGCGCCGTCGTGGCCGTCCCCATGGTCTCGGTGGCTTGGTCCGTCTACGGCGTCCTACGCGCACCACCCGCCCCGGTTTCCGGTGGGCCCTGA
- a CDS encoding AAA family ATPase, whose product MTVNNPGRVTPEGPWNDGGVVVITGVQAAGKSTVAQALAERLPRSVHLRGDTFRRNIVRGQIPMTPDAEQHAVDQLELRYRLTAHCADEYAQTGFTVIAQDILLGKYLAEMTGLIKARPLAVVVLLPDPAAVEAREASRPKTAYGPDWTVRDLDGLLRADTPRDIGLWLDTSQQTVDETVDEILGRAWTEGTVV is encoded by the coding sequence ATGACGGTCAACAACCCCGGACGAGTGACGCCAGAAGGGCCATGGAACGACGGCGGTGTCGTGGTGATCACCGGTGTCCAGGCAGCCGGCAAGTCCACGGTGGCCCAGGCGCTCGCCGAGCGTTTGCCCCGCTCCGTCCACCTGCGTGGTGACACCTTTCGCCGCAATATCGTCCGGGGCCAGATCCCTATGACGCCCGACGCGGAGCAGCACGCCGTCGACCAGCTCGAACTGCGCTACCGGCTGACCGCGCACTGCGCCGACGAGTACGCGCAGACCGGCTTCACCGTCATCGCGCAGGACATCCTCCTCGGCAAGTACCTCGCCGAGATGACGGGGCTCATCAAGGCCAGGCCGCTCGCGGTCGTCGTGCTGCTCCCCGACCCGGCGGCGGTCGAGGCCCGTGAGGCGTCCCGCCCCAAGACGGCGTACGGGCCCGACTGGACCGTGCGGGATCTGGACGGGCTGCTGCGGGCGGACACGCCCCGGGACATCGGGCTGTGGCTGGACACCTCGCAGCAGACGGTGGACGAGACGGTCGATGAGATCCTCGGCCGGGCGTGGACCGAGGGCACTGTCGTGTGA
- a CDS encoding LLM class F420-dependent oxidoreductase, with the protein MKFGVSTFLTDQGIAPAALGRAIEERGLDSLLIAEHTHIPVDRRSPYPGGGELPEIYYRTLDPFVALSAAAAVTERILLGTGIALVSQRDPITTAKEVASLDLVSGGRAVFGVGIGWNREEMENHGTDPRTRGRLVDERLRAMRELWTQEKAEFHGEFVDFDPVYSWPKPVQSPHPPVYVGGGEAAFDRVAALGDAWLANSLPPQELGLKIDRLRGIAGRDVPVTVYAVANEPELIEQYTQLDVERLLFYLPTLPEAETLPYLDRFSDTAARFR; encoded by the coding sequence GTGAAGTTCGGTGTGTCGACCTTCCTCACCGACCAGGGCATCGCGCCCGCCGCGCTCGGGCGCGCCATCGAGGAGCGGGGGCTCGACTCCCTGCTCATCGCCGAGCACACCCACATCCCGGTCGACCGCCGCTCGCCCTACCCGGGCGGCGGCGAGCTGCCGGAGATCTACTACCGCACCCTCGACCCGTTCGTCGCGCTCAGTGCGGCCGCCGCGGTGACCGAACGGATCCTGCTGGGCACCGGTATCGCCCTGGTGTCCCAGCGGGATCCGATCACCACGGCCAAAGAGGTGGCCTCGCTGGACCTCGTCTCCGGCGGACGGGCCGTCTTCGGCGTCGGTATCGGCTGGAACCGGGAGGAGATGGAGAACCACGGCACCGACCCACGCACCCGCGGCCGTCTCGTGGACGAGCGGCTGCGGGCCATGCGCGAGCTGTGGACGCAGGAAAAGGCCGAATTCCACGGGGAGTTCGTCGACTTCGACCCGGTCTACTCCTGGCCGAAGCCGGTCCAGAGTCCGCATCCGCCGGTCTACGTGGGCGGTGGTGAGGCGGCCTTCGACCGGGTGGCCGCCCTGGGGGACGCCTGGCTCGCCAACAGCCTGCCGCCCCAGGAGCTGGGGCTGAAGATCGACCGGCTGCGCGGCATCGCGGGCCGCGACGTCCCGGTGACCGTCTACGCGGTGGCGAACGAGCCGGAGCTCATCGAGCAGTACACCCAGCTCGATGTGGAGCGCCTGCTGTTCTACCTTCCGACGTTGCCGGAGGCCGAGACCCTGCCCTACCTGGACCGGTTCTCCGACACCGCTGCCCGCTTCCGGTGA
- a CDS encoding TIGR03668 family PPOX class F420-dependent oxidoreductase, with amino-acid sequence MTGDRARECFTRARVARLATVDEAGRPHLVPAVFALTGDTVVFAVDHKPKRSDHLKRLANIRAHPEVCLLVDGYDEDWDRLWWARADGTATILPPAGRAAASAHYVDLLTRRYRQQYADRPPQGPVVEIQVARWSGWHAT; translated from the coding sequence ATGACCGGCGACCGGGCCCGGGAGTGCTTCACCCGGGCCAGGGTCGCCCGCCTCGCCACCGTCGACGAGGCCGGCCGCCCGCATCTGGTCCCCGCGGTCTTCGCCCTGACCGGTGACACGGTGGTCTTCGCCGTCGACCACAAACCGAAGCGCTCGGACCACCTCAAGCGGCTGGCCAACATCCGCGCCCATCCCGAGGTCTGCCTCCTCGTCGACGGCTATGACGAGGACTGGGACCGCCTGTGGTGGGCACGCGCCGACGGCACGGCCACCATCCTGCCCCCGGCCGGGCGGGCGGCGGCGTCCGCGCACTACGTAGACCTGCTGACGCGCAGATACCGGCAGCAATACGCCGACCGTCCCCCGCAAGGCCCTGTGGTGGAGATCCAGGTGGCCCGCTGGTCCGGCTGGCACGCCACCTGA
- a CDS encoding peptidylprolyl isomerase, with product MSNDVFFDITINGDPAGRIVFTLFDDVVPKTAQNFRELATGQHGFGYEGSGFHRVIPDFMLQGGDFTAGNGTGGKSIYGEKFADENFKIKHTKPGQLSMANAGPNTNGSQFFITTIVTDWLDNKHVVFGEVTEGMELVRKIESLGSRSGATKADIVIAKSGVIGA from the coding sequence ATGAGTAACGACGTGTTCTTCGACATCACCATCAACGGCGACCCGGCGGGCCGGATCGTCTTCACGCTCTTCGACGACGTGGTCCCCAAGACCGCGCAGAACTTCCGCGAGCTCGCCACCGGCCAGCACGGCTTCGGCTACGAAGGGTCCGGCTTCCACCGCGTGATCCCCGACTTCATGCTCCAGGGAGGCGACTTCACCGCCGGTAACGGGACCGGTGGCAAGAGCATCTACGGTGAGAAGTTCGCGGACGAGAACTTCAAGATCAAGCACACCAAGCCCGGCCAGCTCTCGATGGCCAACGCGGGCCCGAACACCAACGGCTCGCAGTTCTTCATCACCACCATCGTCACCGACTGGCTCGACAACAAGCACGTCGTCTTCGGTGAGGTCACCGAGGGCATGGAGCTCGTTCGGAAGATCGAGTCCCTCGGGTCGCGCAGCGGCGCCACCAAGGCCGACATCGTCATCGCGAAGTCCGGCGTGATCGGCGCCTGA
- a CDS encoding YczE/YyaS/YitT family protein: protein MSRTRPSPPPLTCLPVGERPLRRVPQLFVGLALYGFSLSVLVRASLGVNPWSVLYEGLELHTSLSFGMISAVLGVLVLLLWIPLKQRPTLGTVANIVVLAYSSDLGLWLLPQHLGLPARVGLLVGGVLLNGLSVAVYVGARFGPGPRDGLMTGAAAVSGRSIRLVRTLIEIAVLVVGRLLGGSVGVGTVLYALGVGAITQFFLPWFAYRGAAERARGNL, encoded by the coding sequence ATGTCCCGTACGAGACCGTCGCCGCCGCCACTCACCTGTCTTCCGGTCGGTGAGCGTCCGCTGCGCCGCGTTCCCCAGCTGTTCGTCGGGCTGGCCCTGTACGGGTTCAGTCTCTCGGTCCTGGTCAGGGCCTCGTTGGGCGTCAACCCGTGGAGCGTTCTCTACGAGGGACTGGAGCTTCACACCTCGCTGAGCTTCGGCATGATCAGCGCCGTGCTGGGCGTGCTGGTGCTGCTGTTGTGGATCCCTCTCAAGCAGCGGCCGACGCTCGGCACCGTCGCCAACATCGTCGTTCTGGCGTACTCATCCGACCTCGGTCTCTGGCTCCTCCCCCAGCACCTCGGGCTCCCCGCCCGGGTCGGTCTGCTCGTCGGGGGTGTCCTGCTCAATGGGTTGTCCGTCGCCGTTTACGTCGGCGCGCGGTTCGGTCCCGGGCCGCGGGACGGGCTGATGACCGGTGCGGCCGCTGTGAGCGGGCGCTCGATACGGCTGGTCCGCACCCTGATCGAGATCGCCGTGCTCGTGGTGGGCCGGCTGCTCGGTGGGAGCGTGGGGGTGGGCACGGTGCTGTACGCGCTCGGGGTCGGCGCGATCACCCAGTTCTTCCTGCCGTGGTTCGCCTACCGGGGCGCTGCCGAGCGTGCTCGCGGCAACCTTTAG
- a CDS encoding PLP-dependent aminotransferase family protein, whose product MADAHPFRPVDRVDRTQRTLGSRQLAAMLPDPSATRPAYRHLARAISALILDGRIALHVKLPAERELATALGTSRATITAVYDLLRESGYAHSRQGSGTWTTLPDGRAPSGITRLLGPQDTAIDLARAAPGLPEQTLTEALTRIAPQLAEHVHTPGYHPYGLPELRAAIAERFTRRGLATVPEQILVTSGAQHALTLVLGLLCRPGDRVMVENPSYPNALDAMRRGRLRTASVPVTETGWDIEIIESTVRQVVPQLAYLIPDFHNPTGCLMPEHERARVLRAAQRSGTWLVIDETLADLALDVPAPPPFATHGTPAATDQVITLGSMSKTHWGGLRIGWLRAPARLVTELAGQRVVTDMGGSVLDQLLALTLLSQAGDLLPHRLEQLRQQRTALAAALAEHLPHWTWQQPPGGLSLWVDLGEPIASALAERSLDHGVRIESGAHFAPDPGLFEQRLRIPYTVPPDTLHEAIRRMATALADGLPQASTGRHPHWIA is encoded by the coding sequence ATGGCGGACGCGCATCCGTTCCGGCCGGTGGACAGGGTGGACCGCACCCAACGAACCCTGGGGAGCCGTCAGCTCGCCGCGATGCTGCCCGACCCGTCGGCCACCCGGCCCGCCTACCGCCACCTGGCCCGAGCGATCAGCGCGCTCATCCTGGACGGCCGTATCGCGCTGCACGTCAAACTCCCCGCCGAACGGGAACTGGCCACAGCCCTGGGCACCAGCAGGGCCACCATCACCGCCGTGTACGACCTGCTCCGCGAGAGCGGCTACGCCCACAGCCGCCAGGGCTCCGGCACCTGGACGACCCTGCCCGACGGCCGGGCCCCCAGCGGCATCACCCGTCTCCTCGGCCCCCAGGACACCGCGATCGACCTGGCCAGAGCCGCCCCCGGCCTACCGGAACAGACGCTCACCGAGGCACTCACCCGGATCGCCCCACAACTGGCCGAGCACGTCCACACCCCCGGCTACCACCCCTACGGCCTGCCGGAACTACGCGCCGCCATCGCCGAACGCTTCACCCGACGCGGGCTGGCCACCGTGCCCGAACAGATCCTGGTGACCTCCGGCGCCCAGCACGCCCTCACCCTCGTCCTGGGACTGCTGTGCCGGCCAGGCGACCGAGTCATGGTCGAGAACCCGTCGTATCCGAACGCGCTGGACGCCATGCGCCGCGGACGCCTCCGCACGGCATCCGTTCCGGTGACCGAAACCGGCTGGGACATCGAGATCATCGAATCGACCGTGCGCCAAGTAGTGCCCCAACTCGCCTACCTAATACCGGACTTCCACAACCCGACCGGCTGCCTCATGCCCGAGCACGAGCGCGCCCGCGTGCTGCGCGCCGCCCAACGCTCCGGCACCTGGCTGGTCATCGACGAAACCCTGGCCGACCTCGCCCTCGACGTCCCCGCCCCACCGCCCTTCGCCACCCACGGCACGCCCGCAGCGACCGACCAGGTCATCACCCTCGGCTCGATGAGCAAGACCCACTGGGGCGGTCTGCGCATCGGCTGGCTGCGCGCCCCCGCACGCCTCGTCACCGAACTCGCCGGCCAGCGGGTCGTCACCGACATGGGCGGCTCGGTCCTGGACCAACTGCTGGCCCTCACCCTGCTGTCACAGGCCGGGGACCTCTTGCCACATCGCCTGGAACAGCTGCGCCAACAGCGCACCGCCCTGGCCGCGGCACTCGCCGAGCACCTCCCGCACTGGACCTGGCAACAGCCGCCCGGCGGCCTCTCGTTGTGGGTCGACCTCGGCGAACCCATCGCCTCGGCGCTCGCCGAGCGGTCGCTGGACCACGGGGTACGCATCGAATCCGGCGCCCACTTCGCCCCCGACCCCGGCCTCTTCGAACAGCGCCTCCGCATCCCGTACACGGTCCCGCCGGACACCCTGCACGAGGCCATACGCCGCATGGCCACCGCCCTCGCCGACGGTCTTCCTCAGGCGTCCACCGGCCGGCACCCGCACTGGATCGCCTGA
- a CDS encoding DUF2268 domain-containing protein, producing the protein MKIVVHDTASAMLELLQRPLHERPEALRNILSPLQSAMSVLGDMDLVQMHVQGCGFRLDREDPRYLPALHQMQDARVWHRIEESLTSAWERISGAVPGIKHAETVHVVLVLGNPDDDHLTVRSAGYFGLGGFPGAIHLVMWPTDTSLKKIAHCAVHELHHNVRYANVAWDPMTVTVGEHVVAEGLAEAFVRELSGEQAMGPWSKALTGAALDTAYEKITADIDVAGMQNLTAYVLGDATAQLMGQQPVGLPDFAGYAVGLRIVDAHLAASGLTAAESTALPAREILTNAGVRTGA; encoded by the coding sequence ATGAAGATTGTTGTGCACGACACGGCGTCCGCCATGCTCGAACTCCTCCAGCGACCGCTCCACGAACGGCCCGAAGCCCTCCGCAACATCCTCAGCCCGCTCCAGAGCGCGATGTCCGTGCTGGGAGACATGGATCTGGTCCAGATGCATGTCCAGGGCTGCGGCTTCCGACTCGACCGTGAGGACCCGCGTTACCTGCCCGCCCTGCACCAGATGCAGGACGCGCGGGTGTGGCACCGCATCGAGGAATCCCTCACCTCCGCGTGGGAACGGATCAGCGGTGCGGTACCCGGCATCAAGCACGCCGAGACCGTCCACGTCGTCCTGGTGCTCGGCAACCCCGACGACGATCACCTGACCGTCCGCAGCGCCGGCTACTTCGGTCTGGGCGGCTTCCCGGGCGCCATCCACCTGGTGATGTGGCCCACCGACACCAGCCTGAAGAAGATCGCCCACTGCGCCGTACACGAGCTCCACCACAACGTGCGCTACGCGAACGTGGCCTGGGACCCGATGACCGTCACGGTGGGGGAGCACGTCGTCGCCGAGGGCCTGGCCGAGGCGTTCGTACGGGAACTGTCCGGCGAGCAGGCCATGGGCCCATGGTCGAAGGCGCTGACCGGCGCCGCACTGGACACCGCCTACGAAAAGATCACCGCCGACATCGACGTGGCAGGAATGCAGAACCTGACGGCCTACGTCCTGGGCGACGCCACCGCCCAGCTCATGGGCCAACAGCCCGTGGGCCTACCGGACTTCGCCGGTTACGCAGTCGGCCTGCGCATCGTGGACGCCCACTTGGCAGCCTCCGGCCTGACCGCCGCCGAGAGCACCGCCCTGCCCGCACGCGAGATCCTCACCAACGCGGGCGTACGGACGGGCGCGTAA
- the ggt gene encoding gamma-glutamyltransferase — MAVRRAAVAAASAATLSLSLLVTSCNVNGAASAAEPKAQPPAKKAVATGSGGAVSSVNPYASRAGIEVLRKGGNAVDAAVATAAALGVVEPYSAGVGGGGYMVYYDAKAKKVRTIDGRETAPHRMRADSFLDPSTGKPLPTEEAINSGLSVGIPGTPATWDKALKDWGTVPLAKALSPATRIARDGFVVNDEFRAQTAMNEKRFRDIKSTADLFLPKGKLPVVGSRFRNPDLARTYRQLAREGVGALYRGDVGRDVVRTVQKPPMAPGSSHKARPGLMKTKDLADYKPLRRDPTRTTYHGLDVYSMAPSSSGGTTVGEALNILENFPLSKSDKAQSLHRYLEASRISFADRNRWVGDPAFSDVPTKPLLAKEFAKERACLIRSDKALTSPLAPADPRHPGSGCDHKTGSKQPHEGPSTTHLVTADRWGNVVSYTLTIEQTGGSAITVPGRGFLLNNELTDFDFAPLTKGTPDPNLPGPGKRPRSSMSPTIVLRDGKPMIAVGSPGGATIITTVLQTLVNRLDLGMTLPAAVAAPRISQRNQTATEAEPAFLSSPERKKLEGMGHRFVLAPKAFTPSPEIGAVAALEFLPHGKLSAVAEPKRRGGGSAMVVKETR; from the coding sequence ATGGCTGTCCGTCGTGCCGCTGTCGCCGCCGCGTCTGCGGCTACGCTCAGTCTTTCCCTGCTGGTCACCTCCTGCAACGTCAACGGCGCCGCGTCCGCCGCGGAACCCAAGGCCCAGCCGCCCGCGAAGAAGGCCGTGGCCACCGGTAGCGGCGGCGCGGTGTCCAGCGTCAATCCGTACGCCTCCCGGGCCGGGATCGAGGTGCTGCGCAAGGGGGGCAACGCCGTGGACGCGGCGGTGGCAACTGCCGCCGCGCTGGGCGTAGTCGAGCCGTACTCCGCGGGAGTGGGAGGCGGCGGCTACATGGTCTACTACGACGCCAAGGCCAAGAAGGTGCGCACCATCGACGGCCGGGAGACCGCGCCGCACCGCATGCGCGCGGACTCCTTCCTCGACCCTTCGACCGGCAAGCCCCTCCCCACCGAGGAAGCCATCAACTCGGGCCTGTCGGTCGGCATCCCGGGTACACCGGCGACGTGGGACAAGGCGCTCAAGGACTGGGGCACGGTCCCGCTGGCGAAGGCCCTGAGCCCGGCCACCCGGATCGCCCGCGACGGCTTCGTGGTCAACGACGAGTTCCGGGCGCAGACGGCCATGAACGAGAAGCGCTTCCGCGACATCAAGTCCACCGCCGACCTGTTCCTGCCCAAGGGCAAACTTCCGGTGGTCGGCTCGCGCTTCCGCAATCCCGACCTCGCCCGGACCTATCGGCAGCTCGCCCGCGAAGGCGTCGGCGCGCTCTACCGCGGGGACGTCGGACGCGATGTCGTGCGGACCGTCCAGAAGCCGCCGATGGCTCCCGGCTCCTCGCACAAGGCCCGCCCCGGCCTCATGAAGACGAAGGATCTCGCCGACTACAAACCCCTTCGCAGGGACCCGACCCGGACCACGTATCACGGGCTGGACGTCTACTCCATGGCACCGTCCTCGTCCGGCGGCACCACGGTGGGCGAGGCGCTGAACATCCTGGAGAACTTCCCGCTCTCGAAGTCCGACAAGGCCCAGTCCCTGCACCGCTACCTGGAGGCCAGCCGGATCTCCTTCGCCGATCGCAACCGTTGGGTGGGTGACCCGGCGTTCTCGGACGTGCCCACCAAGCCGCTGCTCGCCAAGGAGTTCGCCAAGGAACGCGCCTGTCTGATCCGTTCCGACAAGGCACTGACCAGCCCGCTGGCCCCCGCAGACCCACGCCACCCCGGCTCGGGCTGCGACCACAAGACCGGCAGCAAGCAGCCGCACGAAGGGCCCTCGACCACCCATCTGGTGACCGCGGACCGCTGGGGCAATGTCGTCTCCTACACCCTGACCATCGAGCAGACCGGTGGCTCGGCCATCACCGTGCCCGGACGCGGATTCCTGCTCAACAACGAGCTGACCGACTTCGACTTCGCCCCCCTCACCAAGGGGACGCCGGACCCGAACCTGCCCGGCCCCGGCAAGCGCCCGCGCAGCAGCATGTCGCCGACGATCGTCCTGCGGGACGGCAAGCCGATGATCGCGGTGGGGTCACCGGGCGGTGCCACGATCATCACCACCGTGCTGCAGACCCTGGTCAACCGCCTGGATCTCGGTATGACGCTCCCCGCGGCGGTCGCCGCGCCGCGTATCTCCCAGCGGAACCAGACCGCGACCGAAGCCGAACCGGCCTTCCTCTCCTCTCCCGAACGGAAGAAGCTGGAGGGCATGGGCCACCGGTTCGTCCTCGCCCCCAAGGCCTTCACTCCGTCCCCGGAAATCGGGGCGGTGGCCGCCCTGGAGTTCCTGCCGCACGGCAAGCTCTCGGCGGTGGCCGAACCCAAGCGGCGTGGCGGCGGGTCGGCCATGGTCGTGAAGGAAACCCGCTGA
- a CDS encoding GNAT family N-acetyltransferase: MKIVVDDLSGPEIARFLDEHVQQMRSLTPLESKHALDLDSLRKPDITFWSASDGGSLVGCGAIKRLDGDHAELKSMRTRPTRQRSGVASRLLEHIVAEAQRMGFTRLSLETGAADFFLPARRLYEKFGFQYCDPFAEYRPDPNSTFMTRAL, encoded by the coding sequence TTGAAGATCGTGGTGGACGACCTGTCCGGGCCGGAGATCGCCAGGTTTCTCGATGAACACGTCCAGCAGATGCGGTCCCTCACCCCCTTGGAGAGCAAGCACGCCCTGGACCTCGACAGCCTTCGGAAGCCCGACATCACGTTCTGGTCGGCCTCGGACGGTGGGAGTCTGGTGGGCTGCGGCGCGATCAAGAGACTGGACGGGGATCACGCGGAGCTGAAGTCGATGCGTACGAGGCCGACGCGGCAGCGGAGCGGAGTCGCCTCCCGGCTCCTGGAGCACATCGTCGCCGAGGCTCAACGTATGGGCTTCACACGGCTGAGCCTGGAAACCGGTGCCGCCGACTTCTTCCTGCCTGCCCGAAGGCTGTACGAGAAGTTCGGGTTCCAGTACTGCGACCCCTTCGCGGAGTACCGGCCCGACCCGAACAGCACGTTCATGACCAGGGCTCTTTGA